TAAGTAGTTACGTGTTTTATGAATCGATTTTACAATCTCGTCCCCATCTTGATTATCCAACATAATATAATCGATTAACGGAACGCCTATATCGAGTAGATTTTTATAATCCATTTTTGATATGCCGTAAAACCTTGGTAAATAACTATATAAAAATGGAACGGATATATCATTAACTACATTAATCTGTTCTTTTGTTAAAGATAAATGACTCGCGTCGACACTTGATTTTGATAGTCGAGCGATCGACTGATTTAACGCACGTTGTACCGAACGCTTCATATTTGTGTGATCGATACCTTCTTTTTGATACATCAGCCAGTGATTATAAAATTCTTTCATAACATCTTTATTATATTGTGATGTATGAATCGATTCTATTTGCTTACTTTTTCTAAACGCAGTAAATGACGGATTTTTTAAAATATCTTTGGCAATTACTGCATCGTTTATAATCCATGCGTTTAACTCATGATCAAAATATATGTCTTCTTTTCGATGATTATGTTTCATATTACTCAAAGTATACGACTGTATACTTTTTCTTACCGCGTCTAAATACGATTAAATCCCCTTCTAAAAAGTCTTTAGAAGTCACTGTGTAATCCACGTCTTGTTCACGCTCACCATTTATATAAATTGCACCGTTTTTAATATCCTCACGTGCCTGGCGACGGCTCGGTGAAATTTTAGCGTCGACGAGTAAATTCACAAGTGGATGTTCCGTGTTTTCTACTGTCGCTTGCGGTGCGTTTTTCATCGCGTCTTTTAGTTCTTTACCAGATAACTCTTTAATGTTTCCACTAAATAACGCTTCAGTGATACGTAACGCTTCTTCTAATGCTGCTTCATCGTGAATAATTTTGATCATCTCTTCAGCGAGTGCACGCTGTGCTTTACGTAAATGAGGTTCAATTTTAACACTCTCTTCAAGCGCTTCGATTTCTTCTTTTGATAAGAATGTAAATACTTTTAAGAAATGAATGACATCTTCATCATTTTGGTTAAACCAGAACTGATAAAATTCATAAGGTGACGTTTTTTCAGCATCTAGCCAGATGTTTCCACCTTCAGATTTACCGAACTTAGAACCATCAGATTTTGTCACTAATGGGATCGTTAAACCTTCAGCATCCGTAATGCCTTCAATACGACGCATTAAGTCAATACCTGAAACGATATTCCCCCACTGGTCAGAGCCACCGACTTGGATTTTAACGTTATATGTCTGTCTTAAATGTAAAAAGTCGATTGCTTGAATTATGTTGTACGTAAACTCCGTAAACGAAATTCCCGTTTCTAAACGTGACTGAATCGCATCTTTAGCGAGTAAGTAGTTGACACCGACGTGTTTACCGTAATCTCTTAAGAAAGAAATTAAACTAATATCCTTTAACCAGTCGTAATTGTTTACTAAAATTGCATCTGTTTCTTTACCACTATCAAAATTAAAAATACGACGCAGTTGCGCTTCAATACCTGCGATGTTTTTGTTTAAATCATCTTCAGAAATTAAATCACGTTCTGATGCTTTAAAAGATGGGTCTCCAACGCGACCTGTTCCTCCACCGACGAGTACGACTGGGCGATGTCCATATTGCTGAAATCTTTTTAATACTAAAAATGGTACTAAATGCCCAATGTGTAAACTATCTGCTGTTGGATCCGTTCCACAGTATAATGAAACTGTTTCGTTTTCTACTAACTTTTCAATGTTTTCTTCATTTGTCACTTGGTATAATAACCCACGCCATTTTAAATCTTGAATTAATTCACTCATTATATTCTCTCCTTTGTATATAAAAAACACCCATACATCACTGTATGGGTGCTGAACACGGTACCACCATAAATTTTACTCTAATAGATGAAGCTCTCGCTTTGAAATATTTACGTAAGTGTATTCGTTTTAAGTCACTGATGTGTTCTCACCACCCACACATTCTCTGAACAGTTAGCTTAAAATTACTTCTCTTACATTTCAATATATTAAGTTTTGTTACTAAATATTATAATATCAATGATTAAATAATACAATCCTTGTTAAGTATATGTCAAATTATGATATAATTCTGTCAACAGGAGGTCGTAATGAAAAAGAATAATTTTGTTAATCGCTTTAAGCAATTATTTACACGTCAAGATAAAACACACAATAAAATACAAGGTGATTCATTTAAATCACGTATTAAAAATATATCACGTCGCTTTAAAGAAACTAAACATCCGCTTAGTTTCTTGTTTAATACGACATACGATACAGTGTGGAATGTTTTACTATTTACGATACTCTCATTATCACTACTTGGAATCTTGTTATTTAGTGTAGGGCTTGGATATTTTGCAGCTCTTGTAAATAACGGTGATGATTATACGAACGAAGAAATCGAAGTTAAACTAAAAGACGTTACTGAAAGTACAAATGTATCATTTGCATCTGGTGAAAACCTCGGTACGTTAAAATCCGATTTAATTAGAGAGTCGATTAAATTTGAAGACA
Above is a genomic segment from Nosocomiicoccus massiliensis containing:
- the tyrS gene encoding tyrosine--tRNA ligase, with translation MMSELIQDLKWRGLLYQVTNEENIEKLVENETVSLYCGTDPTADSLHIGHLVPFLVLKRFQQYGHRPVVLVGGGTGRVGDPSFKASERDLISEDDLNKNIAGIEAQLRRIFNFDSGKETDAILVNNYDWLKDISLISFLRDYGKHVGVNYLLAKDAIQSRLETGISFTEFTYNIIQAIDFLHLRQTYNVKIQVGGSDQWGNIVSGIDLMRRIEGITDAEGLTIPLVTKSDGSKFGKSEGGNIWLDAEKTSPYEFYQFWFNQNDEDVIHFLKVFTFLSKEEIEALEESVKIEPHLRKAQRALAEEMIKIIHDEAALEEALRITEALFSGNIKELSGKELKDAMKNAPQATVENTEHPLVNLLVDAKISPSRRQAREDIKNGAIYINGEREQDVDYTVTSKDFLEGDLIVFRRGKKKYTVVYFE